The following are from one region of the Flavimobilis soli genome:
- a CDS encoding DUF3515 domain-containing protein: MPSLAPRSPARSSRPRRWTGALAAVGLVALGACTPTITVEVAPDATDPLCASIVLALPEKLGGAERLRTTSQATAAWGVQSSAITLRCGVEPPGPTTEACQAIEDASGTSVDWLVVEDEDEGSWTFTTYGRVPAVEVTVPDGVATAPVVDLNRSVSLAPQSRHCY, from the coding sequence GTGCCGTCGCTCGCCCCCCGCTCCCCCGCCAGGTCCTCGCGCCCTCGCCGCTGGACGGGCGCCCTCGCCGCCGTCGGCCTCGTCGCCCTCGGCGCGTGCACGCCGACGATCACGGTCGAGGTCGCCCCGGACGCGACCGACCCGCTGTGCGCGTCGATCGTGCTCGCCCTCCCCGAGAAGCTCGGCGGCGCCGAGCGCCTGCGAACGACGAGCCAGGCAACCGCGGCCTGGGGCGTGCAGAGCAGCGCGATCACCCTGCGCTGCGGGGTCGAGCCGCCCGGGCCGACGACCGAGGCCTGCCAGGCGATCGAGGACGCGTCGGGCACGAGCGTCGACTGGCTCGTCGTCGAGGACGAGGACGAGGGCTCGTGGACCTTCACCACGTACGGTCGTGTCCCGGCGGTCGAGGTCACGGTGCCCGACGGCGTCGCGACGGCACCCGTCGTCGACCTCAACCGCTCGGTGAGCCTCGCCCCGCAGTCGCGGCACTGCTACTGA
- a CDS encoding thiamine-phosphate kinase, whose protein sequence is MHPNPPDLTGATVAELSETELLARVFPLLADARATLVGPGDDAAVVAAPDGRTVVSTDVLVEDRHFRREWSSGYDVGWRAAMQNLADVAAMGAVPTALVVALTLPGDVEVRWVEDLARGLSDAAAPWGAGVVGGDLSGGPAAVVAVTVHGSLEGRDPVLRSGARAGDLVVHAGVRGRSAAGLAALSAALPADEATEAARAGYLRPVAAVDAGVAAARAGARAMIDVSDGLVRDARRIAAASGVTLALDEPLEAFADEAELLAPVAAALGDPGLGDPGLVRAWILTGGEDHGMLATVPREVGPPEGFRVVGEVVERSEHEVLVAGEAAARGGGWDHFGGTARV, encoded by the coding sequence GTGCATCCGAACCCGCCCGACCTGACCGGGGCGACCGTCGCTGAGCTGTCCGAGACCGAGCTCCTGGCGCGCGTGTTCCCGCTGCTCGCCGACGCCCGCGCGACGCTCGTCGGGCCTGGCGACGACGCCGCGGTCGTCGCCGCGCCCGACGGTCGCACCGTCGTGTCGACGGACGTGCTCGTCGAGGACCGGCACTTCCGACGCGAGTGGTCCTCTGGCTATGACGTCGGGTGGCGTGCCGCGATGCAGAACCTGGCGGACGTCGCGGCGATGGGCGCGGTGCCGACGGCGCTCGTCGTCGCGCTCACCCTCCCGGGTGACGTCGAGGTGCGCTGGGTCGAGGATCTTGCGCGCGGGTTGTCCGACGCGGCCGCACCGTGGGGCGCGGGCGTCGTGGGCGGCGACCTGAGCGGCGGTCCAGCAGCGGTCGTCGCGGTCACGGTGCACGGGTCGCTCGAAGGACGCGACCCTGTGCTTCGGTCGGGCGCCCGGGCCGGGGACCTCGTCGTGCACGCCGGGGTTCGGGGGCGCTCTGCGGCCGGGCTCGCGGCGCTCTCGGCGGCGCTCCCTGCTGATGAGGCGACCGAGGCGGCGCGCGCGGGATACCTCCGGCCGGTCGCGGCCGTCGATGCCGGGGTCGCGGCGGCCCGCGCCGGTGCGCGCGCGATGATCGACGTGTCGGACGGGCTCGTGCGAGACGCCCGCCGGATCGCGGCAGCGTCGGGCGTGACGCTCGCGCTCGACGAGCCGCTCGAGGCCTTCGCGGACGAGGCGGAGCTGCTCGCGCCGGTCGCCGCGGCGCTCGGGGACCCGGGGCTCGGCGACCCGGGGCTCGTGCGCGCGTGGATCCTCACGGGCGGGGAGGACCACGGGATGCTCGCGACCGTGCCGCGTGAGGTCGGACCGCCCGAGGGCTTCCGCGTCGTCGGCGAGGTCGTCGAGCGCTCCGAGCACGAGGTGCTCGTCGCTGGCGAGGCCGCGGCGCGAGGCGGGGGTTGGGACCACTTCGGAGGAACCGCGCGGGTCTGA
- a CDS encoding GNAT family N-acetyltransferase: MTDSDDLIIRPATLDDARQIAQVNVASWREAYTGIVPAEYLASLDPADRYERSAALLSDPSIRTWIATSDGTDVLGFAMIGPARDEDAERGDIELYSIYLDPDAWGQGIARALLRTALAAAPEDVRFSLWVLEDNARARHFYRRNGLVPDGVERREMFGDVALTEVRYVRPTS; this comes from the coding sequence ATGACGGACAGCGACGACCTCATCATCAGACCGGCGACCCTCGACGACGCGCGGCAGATCGCCCAGGTCAACGTCGCGTCGTGGCGCGAGGCCTACACGGGCATCGTCCCGGCCGAGTACCTCGCCTCTCTCGACCCCGCGGACCGCTACGAGCGGTCCGCCGCCCTCTTGAGCGACCCGAGCATCAGGACGTGGATCGCGACGAGCGACGGCACCGACGTCCTCGGCTTCGCGATGATCGGACCCGCACGCGACGAGGACGCCGAGCGCGGCGACATCGAGCTCTACTCCATCTACCTGGACCCCGACGCGTGGGGCCAGGGCATCGCCCGCGCGCTCCTGCGCACAGCCCTCGCAGCAGCGCCCGAAGACGTGCGCTTCTCCCTCTGGGTCCTCGAGGACAACGCGCGCGCCAGGCACTTCTACCGCCGCAACGGCCTCGTGCCCGACGGCGTCGAGCGCCGCGAGATGTTCGGCGACGTCGCTCTGACCGAGGTCAGGTACGTCCGCCCCACGAGCTGA
- the rpmB gene encoding 50S ribosomal protein L28 produces the protein MAANCDVCAKGPSFGHSISHSHVRTKRRWNPNIQRVRAIVNGAPKRLNVCTSCLKAGKVQRPA, from the coding sequence GTGGCCGCCAACTGCGACGTCTGCGCCAAGGGCCCGAGCTTCGGGCACTCCATCTCGCACTCGCACGTGCGCACCAAGCGCCGCTGGAACCCGAACATCCAGCGTGTGCGCGCGATCGTGAACGGCGCCCCCAAGCGCCTCAACGTGTGCACCTCGTGCCTCAAGGCCGGCAAGGTCCAGCGCCCCGCCTGA
- a CDS encoding DAK2 domain-containing protein, producing the protein MTQDRAFDAGAVRAWGTLASEALAGARDRIDAANVFPVADSDTGTNLWLTISAGAAAIDPAEQDAAGALEDFAQGALLAARGNSGIIASELLRGMSVSLLSGPARTPAGVLLADALRAGADAAMAAVARPAPGTMLTAAAGAAAAAAQAADETAHDVVRVAEAALAGAREAVLGSPGQLDVLARHGVLDAGAYGLTLVLGALHAAVAPSSAGEAHAAGLPTALVVAGGRVPVPAQASAHAHGASDDPDGEFEVMYVVEAAPDSSTDVARGLRAGLERIGESVVVVGGNGLWQAHVHTDDPAAALAAAGGATLRQVRVRHLVARPVDTGGSSRVGIVAGVRSPALLAETARSGAVVLARTDRSWAPDELRRVLEDAASERVVAILRQDSTATLRRTLHRLPGLTVDTIVVPDDLHVVAALAAREEALGEGVDDDAALAAMRGAVEALTWGQADADAAAALVADLVARAPEREVGLAMLLVGAHVPPATVDATSDRLASGLGVEVVTLASGHADSLVRAGAL; encoded by the coding sequence GTGACGCAGGACAGGGCGTTCGACGCCGGGGCCGTGCGCGCGTGGGGCACGCTCGCCTCCGAGGCGCTCGCCGGCGCGCGGGACCGCATCGACGCGGCCAACGTGTTCCCGGTCGCGGACTCCGACACCGGGACGAACCTCTGGCTGACCATCAGCGCCGGAGCGGCAGCGATCGACCCCGCCGAGCAGGACGCCGCCGGTGCCCTCGAGGACTTCGCGCAGGGCGCGCTCCTCGCGGCCCGCGGCAACTCCGGGATCATCGCGAGCGAGCTGCTGCGCGGCATGTCCGTCTCGCTTCTCTCCGGACCCGCGCGCACCCCGGCGGGGGTCCTGCTCGCCGACGCCCTGCGCGCAGGCGCCGACGCCGCGATGGCGGCTGTCGCACGCCCCGCCCCCGGCACGATGCTCACCGCAGCGGCAGGGGCCGCGGCTGCCGCCGCGCAGGCGGCGGACGAGACGGCGCACGACGTCGTCCGTGTCGCCGAGGCCGCTCTCGCCGGCGCGCGCGAGGCTGTGCTGGGCTCGCCCGGGCAGCTCGACGTTCTCGCGCGGCACGGTGTCCTCGACGCTGGCGCGTACGGCCTCACGCTCGTGCTCGGCGCCCTGCACGCGGCAGTCGCGCCGTCGTCGGCGGGGGAGGCCCACGCTGCCGGGCTGCCGACCGCGCTCGTCGTCGCAGGCGGACGCGTGCCCGTGCCTGCGCAAGCCTCCGCGCACGCGCACGGCGCGAGCGACGACCCCGACGGCGAGTTCGAGGTCATGTACGTCGTCGAGGCGGCTCCCGACAGCAGCACCGACGTCGCGCGCGGCCTACGGGCCGGCCTCGAGCGGATCGGTGAGTCGGTCGTCGTCGTGGGCGGCAACGGGTTGTGGCAGGCGCACGTCCACACGGACGACCCGGCCGCGGCCCTCGCCGCCGCGGGCGGCGCCACGTTGCGGCAGGTCCGCGTGCGGCACCTCGTCGCCCGCCCCGTCGATACGGGCGGCAGCTCCCGGGTCGGCATCGTCGCGGGCGTCCGCAGCCCGGCGCTCCTCGCCGAGACCGCGCGCAGCGGCGCGGTCGTCCTCGCACGCACGGACCGGTCGTGGGCACCCGACGAGCTCCGTCGCGTCCTCGAGGACGCCGCGAGCGAGCGGGTCGTCGCGATCCTGCGCCAGGACTCGACCGCGACCCTGCGCCGCACGCTGCACCGCCTGCCCGGGCTCACGGTCGACACGATCGTCGTGCCCGACGACCTCCATGTCGTCGCGGCGCTCGCTGCGCGCGAGGAGGCGCTCGGGGAGGGGGTGGACGACGACGCGGCGCTCGCGGCGATGCGCGGCGCCGTCGAGGCGCTCACGTGGGGGCAGGCCGACGCCGACGCCGCCGCCGCCCTCGTCGCCGACCTCGTCGCCCGCGCGCCCGAGCGGGAGGTCGGCCTCGCGATGCTCCTCGTCGGCGCGCACGTACCCCCGGCCACCGTCGACGCCACGAGCGACCGCCTCGCGAGCGGGCTCGGTGTCGAGGTCGTCACGCTCGCCTCCGGCCACGCCGACTCCCTCGTCCGGGCGGGCGCGCTGTGA
- a CDS encoding ATP-dependent DNA helicase RecG, whose protein sequence is MTFDPEAPLERLVGKRTADGLKTLGLTTAASLLRHYPRRYAEPGELTDLGSLENGAHVTVMARIVSTTVRQMRARHGALLETRVTDGTRELSLTFFGKSSGFLRSHESRLVPGRTGLFSGTVQLYRGAPQLTHPDYWFLDEDEESAEEAYERTARPSPIYPASTRIASWKVANAVGVVLGPLTAEDLPDPVPAELLAKHGYPSLFESLKSIHTPATVADAHKARARLRYEEALVLQAELVRRRALTVDLPARARPRTGGGTLLAEFDAALPFALTDGQRAVGGEIAADLERPHPMQRLLQGDVGSGKTIVALRAMLQVVDAGGQAALLAPTEVLAAQHARTITTMLGPLAQEGMLGGADNATRVTLLTGSLGAAARKEALLDAASGRAGIVVGTHALLGEKVQFADLGLVVVDEQHRFGVEQRDALRNRAEVAPHMLVMTATPIPRTVAMTVFGDLEVSTLTEVPAGRTPVTTHVALADRPRWMARVWQIVREHLDAGELAYVVCPRIDPDDAGAADDDGGEPVDVDESAGPRPPLRAVLEVAEQLAAEPALGGAGIGVMHGRLAPADKDRVMTDFTHGRSPVLVSTTVIEVGVDVPAATVMVIFDADRFGISQLHQLRGRVGRGDRPGTCFLVTSAEEGTPSFERLTRLAATTDGFELAQLDLETRSEGDVLGASQSGRGTSLRLLRVVRDADVIARARADAEGLVGQDPTLETWPGLAAAVRARLAEVDPEFLERA, encoded by the coding sequence GTGACCTTCGATCCCGAGGCCCCGCTCGAGCGCCTCGTCGGGAAACGCACCGCCGACGGCCTCAAGACCCTCGGCCTGACGACGGCAGCCAGCCTGCTGCGCCACTACCCGCGGCGCTACGCGGAGCCTGGCGAGCTCACGGACCTCGGCTCGCTCGAGAACGGCGCGCACGTGACCGTCATGGCGCGGATCGTCTCGACGACCGTCCGGCAGATGCGGGCGCGACACGGCGCGCTCCTCGAGACGCGCGTGACCGACGGGACCCGCGAGCTGAGCCTCACGTTCTTCGGCAAGTCCTCGGGCTTCCTGCGGAGCCACGAGAGCCGGCTCGTCCCGGGCCGCACCGGGCTGTTCTCGGGGACCGTCCAGCTCTACCGCGGCGCGCCGCAGCTCACGCACCCCGACTACTGGTTCCTCGACGAGGACGAGGAGTCGGCGGAGGAGGCGTACGAGCGCACCGCGCGACCGAGCCCCATCTACCCGGCCTCGACGCGCATCGCGTCGTGGAAGGTCGCGAACGCCGTCGGCGTCGTGCTCGGGCCGCTGACCGCCGAGGACCTTCCCGACCCCGTGCCTGCCGAGCTCCTGGCGAAGCACGGCTACCCGTCGCTCTTCGAGTCCCTGAAGAGCATCCACACGCCCGCCACGGTCGCGGACGCCCACAAGGCGCGCGCACGGCTGCGTTACGAGGAGGCCCTCGTCCTGCAGGCGGAGCTCGTGCGACGCCGCGCGCTCACCGTCGACCTGCCCGCCCGGGCCCGCCCGCGCACGGGCGGCGGCACGCTGCTCGCCGAGTTCGACGCCGCGCTGCCGTTCGCGCTGACCGACGGCCAGCGTGCCGTCGGCGGGGAGATCGCCGCCGACCTCGAGCGGCCGCACCCGATGCAGCGGCTGCTGCAGGGCGACGTCGGCTCGGGCAAGACGATCGTCGCGCTGCGCGCGATGCTCCAGGTGGTCGACGCCGGCGGCCAGGCTGCGCTGCTCGCACCGACCGAGGTGCTCGCGGCACAGCACGCCCGGACGATCACCACGATGCTCGGCCCGCTCGCGCAGGAGGGCATGCTCGGCGGCGCCGACAACGCCACGCGCGTCACGCTGCTCACGGGCTCGCTCGGCGCGGCCGCGCGCAAGGAGGCGCTGCTGGACGCCGCGTCCGGCCGCGCGGGGATCGTCGTCGGCACGCACGCCCTCCTCGGCGAGAAGGTGCAGTTCGCCGACCTGGGCCTCGTCGTCGTCGACGAGCAGCACCGCTTCGGCGTCGAGCAGCGCGACGCGCTGCGCAACCGCGCCGAGGTTGCGCCCCACATGCTCGTCATGACTGCGACGCCGATCCCGCGCACGGTCGCGATGACCGTGTTCGGCGACCTCGAGGTCTCGACGCTGACCGAGGTCCCTGCGGGGCGAACGCCCGTGACGACGCACGTCGCGCTCGCGGACCGACCGCGCTGGATGGCGCGCGTGTGGCAGATCGTCCGTGAGCACCTCGACGCGGGCGAGCTTGCCTACGTCGTCTGCCCACGCATCGACCCCGACGACGCGGGGGCCGCGGACGACGACGGTGGCGAACCTGTCGACGTGGACGAGAGCGCGGGGCCCCGGCCGCCGCTGCGGGCGGTGCTCGAGGTCGCGGAGCAGCTCGCCGCCGAGCCCGCCCTGGGCGGCGCCGGCATCGGCGTCATGCACGGTCGGCTCGCGCCTGCGGACAAGGACCGCGTGATGACGGACTTCACGCACGGGCGTTCCCCCGTGCTCGTGTCGACCACGGTGATCGAGGTCGGCGTCGACGTCCCCGCCGCGACCGTCATGGTGATCTTCGACGCCGACCGCTTCGGCATCTCCCAGCTCCACCAGCTCCGCGGCCGGGTCGGCCGCGGCGACCGCCCCGGCACGTGCTTCCTCGTGACGTCCGCGGAGGAGGGCACACCCTCGTTCGAGCGTCTGACGCGCCTCGCCGCGACGACCGATGGCTTCGAGCTCGCGCAGCTCGACCTCGAGACGCGCAGCGAGGGTGACGTGCTCGGCGCCTCGCAGTCGGGCCGCGGCACGTCGCTGCGCCTCTTGCGCGTCGTGCGTGACGCGGACGTCATCGCCCGTGCGCGGGCCGACGCCGAGGGGCTCGTCGGGCAGGACCCGACCCTCGAGACGTGGCCCGGCCTCGCGGCCGCCGTGCGCGCCCGCCTCGCCGAGGTCGACCCGGAGTTCCTCGAACGTGCCTGA
- the rsmD gene encoding 16S rRNA (guanine(966)-N(2))-methyltransferase RsmD, producing the protein MTRIVAGAAGGRSLRVPPKGTRPTSEKVREALFSRLEHLDVVDEARVLDLYAGSGALGLEAASRGAAHVTLVDSSRQAIEVCRRNVRELGLTSVTVVLDRAERFVLGQPPAPWDLVLLDPPYDVPEDVVDSVLEALASPGMLTPGAIVVVERSKRSAPPTWPAGWEALAHKDYGETSVWLAGPAEDDAPA; encoded by the coding sequence GTGACGAGAATCGTGGCCGGCGCCGCCGGAGGACGCAGCCTGCGGGTGCCGCCGAAGGGCACGAGACCCACGAGCGAGAAGGTGCGCGAGGCGCTGTTCTCCCGGCTCGAGCACCTCGACGTCGTCGACGAGGCGCGCGTCCTCGACCTGTACGCCGGCTCGGGCGCGCTCGGCCTCGAGGCCGCGAGCCGCGGCGCCGCGCACGTCACGCTCGTCGACTCGTCGCGTCAGGCGATCGAGGTGTGTCGCCGCAACGTCCGGGAGCTCGGGCTCACGTCCGTCACGGTCGTCCTCGACCGCGCTGAGCGCTTCGTCCTGGGCCAGCCTCCGGCGCCGTGGGACCTCGTCCTGCTCGACCCGCCGTACGACGTCCCGGAAGACGTCGTGGACTCGGTCCTCGAAGCGCTCGCGAGCCCGGGGATGCTCACCCCGGGCGCGATCGTCGTCGTCGAGCGGTCCAAGCGGTCGGCGCCGCCGACCTGGCCTGCGGGCTGGGAGGCGCTCGCCCACAAGGACTACGGCGAGACGAGCGTCTGGCTCGCGGGCCCTGCCGAGGACGACGCCCCGGCCTGA
- the coaD gene encoding pantetheine-phosphate adenylyltransferase, whose amino-acid sequence MTVAVCPGSFDPFTLGHLDVVRRASSLFDEVVVGVARNSAKNALLDPETRVRLASDAVADLPNVRVDVVPGLLVDFCREVGARAIVKGLRGGADLDAESPMALMNRHLTGVETVFVVGDQALAHVASSMVKDVARYGGPIDDLVPPGVADAVRAALAALAARTQEAGR is encoded by the coding sequence GTGACTGTCGCCGTCTGCCCCGGGTCGTTCGACCCCTTCACGCTCGGCCACCTCGACGTGGTCCGCCGCGCCTCGTCTCTCTTCGACGAGGTCGTCGTGGGCGTCGCCCGCAACTCCGCCAAGAACGCGCTCCTCGACCCCGAGACGCGTGTCCGGCTCGCGAGCGACGCCGTCGCGGACCTGCCCAACGTGCGCGTCGACGTCGTGCCCGGGCTCCTCGTCGACTTCTGCCGCGAGGTCGGCGCGCGAGCGATCGTCAAGGGCCTGCGCGGCGGCGCCGACCTCGACGCCGAGTCGCCCATGGCTCTGATGAACCGCCACCTCACCGGTGTCGAGACCGTCTTCGTCGTCGGCGACCAGGCGCTCGCGCACGTCGCGTCCTCGATGGTCAAGGACGTCGCCCGCTACGGCGGACCGATCGACGACCTCGTGCCGCCCGGCGTCGCGGACGCCGTCCGCGCCGCCCTCGCCGCCCTCGCCGCTCGAACCCAGGAGGCAGGCCGATGA
- a CDS encoding YceD family protein, which yields MRTLERTAPAPADLGTAVIGVPEGTDIELDLRLESVMEGILVTGTVGGEAVGECVRCLEEVREDLDTQLTELFVYPERAAAAVAEGDDEEADEVFEVVDELLDLEPVVRDAVVMNLPFRPLCQPDCRGLCSECGVRLSDPGNEDHHHESIDPRWKALQGLGELSQDGEGSGGEGEETDR from the coding sequence ATGCGCACCCTCGAGCGGACCGCCCCCGCGCCCGCCGACCTCGGCACGGCCGTCATCGGTGTCCCCGAGGGAACCGACATCGAGCTCGACCTCCGCCTCGAGTCCGTCATGGAAGGAATCCTCGTGACGGGCACCGTCGGCGGCGAGGCCGTCGGCGAGTGCGTGCGCTGCCTCGAGGAGGTCCGCGAGGACCTCGACACCCAGCTCACCGAGCTGTTCGTCTACCCGGAGCGCGCGGCCGCAGCCGTCGCGGAGGGAGACGACGAGGAGGCTGACGAGGTCTTCGAGGTCGTCGACGAGCTGCTCGACCTCGAGCCCGTCGTGCGCGACGCCGTCGTCATGAACCTGCCGTTCCGCCCGCTGTGCCAGCCCGACTGCCGCGGCCTGTGCTCCGAGTGCGGCGTCCGCCTGAGCGACCCGGGCAACGAGGACCACCACCACGAGTCGATCGACCCCCGCTGGAAGGCCCTCCAGGGCCTCGGCGAGCTGAGCCAGGACGGCGAGGGGAGCGGCGGCGAGGGCGAGGAGACGGACCGGTGA
- the rnc gene encoding ribonuclease III, translating into MSVTARPTPAQLAEALGVELDPDILVLALTHRSFAHEAGGIPTNERLEFLGDSVLGLVATEALYRRFPDLPEGELAKMRSAVVSQRALAEVARTLDLGSYILLGKGETRTGGADKDSILSDTVEAIIGAVYLSHGLEVARTFVHSLVDPLLKTAAGLGAGLDWKTSLQEAAAERSLGVPQYESSAEGPDHARVFTSRVRLSGEVRGTGTGTAKKHAEQQAAEEAYRWINRQDA; encoded by the coding sequence GTGAGCGTCACCGCCCGCCCCACGCCCGCGCAGCTCGCCGAGGCCCTCGGGGTCGAGCTCGACCCGGACATCCTGGTCCTCGCCCTGACGCACCGCAGCTTCGCGCACGAAGCGGGCGGCATTCCGACGAACGAGCGTCTCGAGTTCCTCGGTGACTCGGTCCTCGGGCTCGTCGCGACCGAGGCGCTCTACCGCCGCTTCCCGGACCTGCCCGAGGGCGAGCTCGCGAAGATGCGCTCCGCGGTCGTGTCGCAGCGTGCGCTCGCCGAGGTCGCGCGCACGCTCGACCTCGGCTCGTACATCCTCCTGGGCAAGGGGGAGACCCGGACCGGCGGTGCCGACAAGGACTCGATCCTCTCCGACACGGTCGAGGCGATCATCGGCGCGGTGTACCTGAGCCACGGTCTCGAGGTCGCGCGGACGTTCGTGCACTCGCTCGTCGACCCGCTGCTGAAGACGGCCGCGGGCCTCGGCGCCGGCCTCGACTGGAAGACGAGCCTGCAGGAGGCCGCCGCGGAGCGGTCGCTCGGCGTCCCGCAGTACGAGTCGTCGGCCGAGGGCCCCGACCACGCGCGCGTGTTCACGTCGCGCGTCCGCCTGAGCGGTGAGGTGCGTGGCACCGGCACGGGCACGGCGAAGAAGCACGCCGAGCAGCAGGCGGCCGAGGAGGCCTACCGCTGGATCAACCGACAGGATGCCTGA
- the mutM gene encoding bifunctional DNA-formamidopyrimidine glycosylase/DNA-(apurinic or apyrimidinic site) lyase translates to MPELPEVETVRDGVARHVVGGRVTDVQVFRDYSVRRHVGGPVDLAARLDGARLDAAVRRGKYLWVPLSTGTAPTGEALLVHLGMSGQLLVSHADDDAPAHRHLRVRMRVEMPDGAARHLDFVDQRTFGHLAVEELVPTPDGRPGGLGTDVAALPRSVAHVGRDLLDLSLDDRDLAALVAQVRRRASGIKRILLDQTLTSGVGNIYADEALWRARVHPERRGDALRPVQVRSVLDSARAVMTAALRAGGTSFDSLYVNVNGESGYFSRSLEAYGRAGQPCSRCGTPIERMSFMNRSSHVCPRCQPRPRGVRPS, encoded by the coding sequence ATGCCTGAGCTTCCCGAGGTCGAGACCGTCCGTGACGGGGTCGCGCGGCACGTCGTCGGCGGCCGTGTCACCGACGTCCAGGTCTTCCGGGACTACTCGGTGCGCCGCCACGTCGGCGGTCCGGTCGACCTCGCGGCGCGGCTCGACGGCGCGCGTCTCGACGCCGCGGTGCGCCGCGGCAAGTACCTCTGGGTCCCGCTCTCCACGGGGACGGCGCCGACGGGGGAGGCGCTGCTCGTACACCTCGGCATGAGCGGCCAGCTGCTCGTCTCCCACGCGGACGACGACGCCCCTGCGCACCGGCACCTGCGCGTCCGGATGCGCGTCGAGATGCCCGACGGCGCCGCGCGTCACCTCGACTTCGTCGACCAGCGCACGTTCGGCCATCTCGCGGTCGAGGAGCTCGTCCCCACGCCCGACGGGCGTCCCGGCGGGCTCGGGACGGACGTCGCGGCGCTCCCGCGCTCGGTCGCGCACGTCGGGCGCGACCTGCTCGACCTGAGCCTCGACGACCGCGACCTCGCCGCGCTCGTGGCGCAGGTCCGGCGTCGGGCGAGCGGCATCAAGCGGATCCTGCTCGACCAGACCCTCACGTCCGGCGTCGGCAACATCTACGCGGACGAGGCGCTGTGGCGCGCCCGCGTGCACCCCGAGCGCCGCGGTGACGCGCTGCGACCCGTCCAGGTCCGCTCCGTGCTCGACTCCGCGCGCGCCGTCATGACGGCCGCGCTGCGGGCCGGCGGGACGAGCTTCGACTCCCTGTATGTCAACGTCAACGGAGAGTCCGGCTACTTCTCGCGCAGCCTCGAGGCGTACGGCCGCGCGGGCCAGCCGTGCTCGCGCTGCGGCACCCCGATCGAGCGCATGAGCTTCATGAACCGCTCCTCGCACGTGTGCCCGCGCTGCCAGCCACGACCACGCGGCGTGAGACCGTCCTGA
- a CDS encoding response regulator, which produces MRATNATEPSAGPITVMIVDDHEVVRRGIAEVVDRSEGLSVVAEAGSVAEGQRRAALVQPQVILVDLQLPDGTGIDLIRRLAAAGSTARPIVLTSFDDDRALAEALDAGAAAYLLKSVRGAEISDVIHAVAAGRVLLDERTVTRRRAEHEDPTADLTPSELRVVDLIGEGLSNREIAERLSVAEKTVKNHITSLLAKMGLQRRTQVAAWAAGRKNREWSTDPH; this is translated from the coding sequence ATGCGAGCGACCAACGCCACTGAGCCGAGCGCCGGACCGATCACCGTCATGATCGTCGACGACCACGAGGTCGTGCGACGCGGCATCGCCGAGGTCGTCGACCGGTCCGAAGGGCTCAGCGTCGTCGCTGAGGCCGGCTCGGTCGCCGAGGGCCAGCGCCGCGCGGCGCTCGTCCAGCCCCAGGTGATCCTCGTCGACCTGCAGCTCCCCGACGGCACGGGCATCGACCTGATCCGTCGCCTGGCCGCGGCGGGCTCGACCGCCCGCCCGATCGTGCTCACGTCGTTCGACGACGACCGCGCTCTCGCCGAGGCGCTCGACGCCGGTGCGGCCGCCTACCTCCTCAAGAGCGTGCGCGGCGCGGAGATCTCCGACGTCATCCACGCCGTCGCCGCGGGCCGCGTCCTGCTCGACGAGCGCACCGTCACGCGGCGCCGTGCCGAGCACGAGGACCCGACCGCGGACCTCACGCCGAGCGAGCTGCGCGTCGTCGACCTCATCGGCGAGGGCCTGTCCAACCGCGAGATCGCGGAGCGCCTCTCCGTCGCCGAGAAGACGGTCAAGAACCACATCACGTCGCTCCTCGCGAAGATGGGGCTCCAGCGCCGCACCCAGGTCGCCGCGTGGGCCGCAGGCCGCAAGAACCGCGAGTGGTCGACCGACCCGCACTGA